One Burkholderiaceae bacterium DAT-1 DNA segment encodes these proteins:
- a CDS encoding outer membrane beta-barrel protein codes for MKIGLIGMAFIATLGTSAFAQDMYVGGDVVRSTFLDQRGGLEASHESWGWMLRGGMQITDRYELELGHRDFGKGAVDTSIELGNVRAQAHISQTAESNEVSIIRAFNFKHKGDLFLRLGASQVKYERETSGYTSVNGQVLQAALSESDRRTRFVYGIGGRFKVDDNSIIRVEYSKIGNVSPSLSLSSLNIGYEYHF; via the coding sequence ATGAAAATCGGTCTGATCGGAATGGCATTTATTGCGACATTAGGAACATCTGCTTTTGCACAGGATATGTATGTCGGAGGCGATGTGGTGCGCAGTACATTTCTTGACCAGCGCGGCGGACTCGAAGCCAGCCATGAATCCTGGGGCTGGATGTTGCGTGGCGGCATGCAAATTACCGATCGTTACGAGCTTGAACTGGGACACCGCGACTTCGGCAAAGGTGCCGTGGACACAAGCATCGAGCTGGGAAATGTCCGCGCGCAGGCGCATATCTCGCAAACAGCCGAATCCAATGAGGTGAGTATTATCCGTGCGTTTAATTTCAAGCACAAAGGTGATCTCTTCCTGCGTCTTGGTGCAAGCCAGGTAAAATATGAACGTGAAACCAGCGGATATACATCTGTGAACGGCCAGGTGCTGCAAGCCGCCTTGTCCGAGTCTGACCGTCGCACCCGGTTTGTGTACGGTATTGGTGGCCGTTTCAAAGTAGACGACAATTCGATTATTCGTGTCGAGTATTCGAAAATCGGTAATGTGTCACCAAGTCTCTCATTGAGTTCTTTAAATATCGGGTATGAATATCACTTTTAA
- a CDS encoding ABC transporter ATP-binding protein: MLQIKGLNKTYSNGVHALRDINLDIPNGLFGLLGPNGAGKSSMMRTIATLQEPDSGSITFNGLDVLKDKEGLRRQLGYLPQDFGVYPKVSALDLLDHFAVLKGLTKRGERKEVVEGLLRQTNLWDARNRKLGTYSGGMRQRFGIAQALLGDPKLVIVDEPTAGLDPEERDRFLNLLAEIGEQVVIILSTHIVEDVTDMCPNMAVIVKGQVRVSGKPHQAIDALKSKVWEKSVSKTALPEYQEKMTVLSSRLVAGVPRLHVFAETQPEEGFTLIEPDLEDVYFLQLRHAAAQSSVAA; the protein is encoded by the coding sequence ATGCTGCAGATTAAAGGGTTGAATAAAACCTATTCCAATGGCGTACATGCGCTACGCGATATTAATCTGGATATACCCAATGGGCTTTTTGGCCTGCTGGGACCGAATGGTGCAGGCAAATCATCCATGATGCGAACCATTGCCACGTTGCAGGAGCCGGATAGCGGCTCGATCACGTTTAATGGTCTCGATGTCCTGAAAGATAAAGAAGGACTGCGCCGCCAGCTCGGCTACCTGCCTCAGGATTTTGGTGTTTACCCGAAGGTTTCTGCGCTTGACCTGCTTGATCACTTCGCTGTCCTGAAAGGCCTGACCAAACGCGGCGAGCGCAAGGAAGTGGTTGAAGGGCTGCTGCGCCAGACCAATCTGTGGGATGCACGCAATCGCAAACTGGGCACCTACTCCGGCGGCATGCGCCAACGCTTCGGCATTGCTCAGGCACTGCTGGGTGATCCGAAGCTGGTGATTGTGGATGAACCGACCGCAGGTCTCGACCCTGAGGAGCGTGACCGCTTCCTCAACCTGCTGGCCGAAATCGGCGAGCAAGTTGTCATTATTCTGTCGACCCATATTGTTGAAGATGTCACCGATATGTGTCCGAACATGGCAGTCATCGTCAAAGGTCAGGTGCGTGTTTCCGGTAAACCCCATCAGGCCATTGATGCACTGAAAAGCAAGGTGTGGGAGAAATCGGTCAGCAAGACAGCCCTGCCCGAATACCAAGAGAAGATGACCGTGCTCTCCAGCCGTCTGGTGGCCGGTGTGCCACGTCTGCATGTATTTGCCGAGACGCAGCCCGAGGAAGGCTTCACCCTGATCGAGCCAGATCTGGAAGACGTCTACTTCCTGCAACTGCGCCATGCCGCAGCTCAATCCAGCGTTGCTGCGTAA
- a CDS encoding DUF3579 domain-containing protein has product MICNPYEIIIQGLTKNGREFRPSDWAERLSGILSTFGMDQKLSYAPYVRPMVMENIRCVAIDKQLEKIDPRVFNFLMSFAKDNDLRVVDCRQLLDEHYPNQFLG; this is encoded by the coding sequence ATGATTTGCAATCCATACGAAATAATTATCCAGGGCCTGACCAAGAACGGACGGGAATTCCGTCCATCTGACTGGGCCGAGCGCCTGTCCGGCATCCTGTCGACCTTCGGGATGGACCAGAAACTGTCGTATGCGCCCTATGTGCGTCCGATGGTGATGGAAAACATCCGCTGTGTGGCGATCGACAAGCAGTTGGAAAAGATCGATCCGCGCGTGTTCAATTTTCTGATGTCCTTTGCCAAGGACAACGATCTGCGTGTGGTTGACTGCCGTCAGCTGCTCGACGAACATTACCCGAATCAGTTCCTCGGCTAA
- a CDS encoding aminotransferase class I/II-fold pyridoxal phosphate-dependent enzyme, which produces MPKPTTRILLIVEEKLVLKELCKGLNAAARQLGNPFGVNFAGVSTAEEAMTAIREDGDIQAVIVDDKRYTLANGKGRKAAQVQQLSALDLVHTIHDLRPELDIYVMIDQSNENQVIDTLLAEAVDGYFCREERDYAGWYRILNAQLQERARTPFYDRLKQYVFMAKDAWHTPGHSSGDSLRGSPWAEDFYEFMGEHIFKGDLSVSVPMLDSLLHPTGIIEEAQQVAAKAFGAERTFFATNGTSTANKVILQTLIAPGDKLLLDRNCHKSVHHGAVISGALPIYLDSSTNTEYGLFGPVPKATIFKAIEENPDASVLILTSCTYDGLRYDLAPIIEAAHKHGIKVIIDEAWFGHARFHPTFRPTALESGADYATQSTHKVMSAFSQSSMIHVNDPDFNEHVFRENYNMHTSTSPQYSMIASLDVARSQMSMEGYKLLSRTLALAQETRDLINSTGVFRVLELEDLLPEEVRNDGVKLDPTKITVDISASGYTVDDLQKVLFERFNIQIEKSTFNTITLLLTIGTTKSKVSRLYDALMRIARERRAAGRLYRTPNIPHFTSLKYLPRDAFYCEGELVPLLDEADQVNQKLAGQISADQIVPYPPGIPVLVPGQVITPEIISYLVTLLRSQKQVELHGVVFDGWLPCIRILRDDEQQVLRPLALEKAAK; this is translated from the coding sequence ATGCCCAAACCAACCACACGCATCCTGCTGATCGTTGAAGAGAAGCTGGTGCTTAAAGAATTGTGCAAGGGACTCAATGCCGCCGCCCGTCAGCTGGGCAATCCGTTCGGGGTTAACTTCGCAGGCGTCAGCACCGCCGAAGAAGCCATGACCGCGATTCGCGAGGATGGTGACATCCAGGCCGTGATTGTCGACGACAAGCGTTACACCCTCGCGAATGGAAAAGGCCGCAAGGCGGCACAGGTACAGCAGCTGTCTGCGCTGGATCTGGTGCACACCATCCACGACCTCCGCCCCGAGCTCGATATCTATGTGATGATCGACCAGAGCAATGAAAATCAGGTGATCGATACCTTGCTGGCCGAAGCCGTTGATGGCTATTTCTGCCGAGAGGAACGCGATTACGCCGGCTGGTACCGCATTCTTAATGCGCAACTGCAGGAACGCGCCCGCACGCCGTTCTATGATCGCCTGAAACAATACGTTTTTATGGCCAAGGATGCCTGGCATACACCGGGCCACTCCTCGGGTGATTCCCTGCGCGGCAGCCCCTGGGCCGAAGATTTCTACGAGTTCATGGGCGAGCACATCTTCAAGGGCGACTTGTCGGTATCAGTCCCGATGCTGGATTCGCTCCTGCATCCAACCGGCATCATCGAAGAAGCGCAGCAGGTCGCGGCCAAGGCATTCGGTGCCGAACGTACCTTCTTTGCCACCAATGGCACCTCAACCGCCAACAAGGTCATCCTGCAGACGTTGATTGCCCCCGGCGACAAACTGCTGCTCGATCGCAACTGCCACAAGTCCGTGCATCATGGCGCGGTGATTTCCGGTGCACTGCCGATCTATCTGGATTCCAGCACCAATACCGAATATGGCCTGTTCGGGCCAGTGCCCAAGGCGACCATCTTCAAGGCGATTGAAGAAAATCCCGATGCCAGCGTCCTGATCCTGACGTCTTGTACCTATGATGGCCTGCGCTACGATCTCGCCCCGATCATCGAGGCCGCGCACAAGCATGGCATCAAGGTCATCATCGATGAAGCCTGGTTTGGTCACGCACGTTTTCACCCGACATTCCGTCCGACCGCGCTGGAATCCGGCGCGGATTACGCGACCCAGTCGACGCATAAGGTGATGAGTGCCTTCTCTCAGTCCTCGATGATTCATGTGAATGATCCGGACTTCAACGAGCATGTGTTCCGCGAGAACTACAATATGCACACCTCCACCAGCCCGCAATACAGCATGATTGCGAGTCTGGACGTAGCGCGCAGCCAGATGAGCATGGAAGGCTACAAGCTCTTGTCGCGCACACTGGCGCTGGCACAGGAAACCCGTGACCTGATTAACTCCACCGGTGTATTCCGCGTGCTGGAGCTCGAAGATCTGCTGCCGGAAGAAGTGCGCAACGATGGTGTGAAACTCGATCCCACCAAGATTACCGTCGATATTTCGGCCTCCGGCTACACCGTGGATGATCTGCAGAAGGTGCTGTTCGAGCGCTTCAATATCCAGATCGAAAAATCGACCTTCAATACCATCACGCTGCTGCTGACCATCGGCACCACCAAGAGCAAGGTGTCGCGCCTGTATGACGCGCTGATGCGCATTGCCCGCGAACGTCGTGCCGCAGGTCGACTGTACCGCACCCCCAATATCCCGCACTTCACCAGCCTGAAATACCTGCCGCGCGATGCCTTCTATTGCGAAGGCGAACTGGTGCCGCTGCTGGACGAGGCCGATCAGGTGAACCAAAAGCTGGCTGGCCAGATTTCTGCCGACCAGATCGTCCCGTATCCGCCCGGTATTCCGGTGCTGGTGCCGGGGCAGGTGATCACGCCGGAGATTATTTCCTATCTGGTGACGCTACTGCGCAGCCAGAAACAAGTCGAGCTGCACGGCGTGGTGTTCGATGGCTGGCTGCCCTGTATCCGGATTCTACGAGATGACGAGCAGCAAGTACTGCGGCCGCTGGCGTTGGAGAAGGCTGCAAAGTAG
- the argF gene encoding ornithine carbamoyltransferase, which yields MTVKHFLQFSDFTRDEFEHLFARTKVLKDRHYRRELYQPLVGRTLAMIFEKTSTRTRVSFEAGMNQLGGHAMFLNSKDTQLGRGEPVEDVGRVIGRMCDIVMIRTFEQHIVDTFAKYSRAPVINGLTNEYHPCQILADIFTYIEHRGSIEGKTVAWIGDSNNISHTWAQAAKIFNFKLHLASPKGYEMKFAPNEQLGSEHFVQMHDPREAAEGADIVSTDVCVSMGFERESLQRRVDFLNYKVSQDIMKLADKDAVFMHCLPAHRGEEVDPDVLDGPQSIVWDEAENRMHAQKALIEYLLLGRVND from the coding sequence ATGACAGTGAAGCATTTCCTTCAGTTCAGCGACTTTACCCGTGACGAGTTCGAACATCTGTTCGCTCGCACCAAAGTACTGAAGGATCGCCACTACCGACGAGAGCTCTATCAGCCGCTCGTGGGGCGCACACTGGCCATGATCTTCGAAAAGACCTCCACGCGTACCCGCGTGTCCTTCGAAGCAGGCATGAACCAGCTCGGCGGCCATGCCATGTTCCTGAATTCCAAGGATACCCAGCTAGGGCGTGGCGAGCCGGTTGAAGATGTGGGCCGCGTCATTGGCCGCATGTGCGATATCGTCATGATCCGCACCTTCGAGCAGCATATTGTCGATACCTTCGCCAAATATTCGCGCGCGCCGGTGATCAATGGCCTGACCAATGAATATCACCCGTGCCAGATTCTGGCTGATATCTTTACCTACATCGAACATCGCGGTTCGATTGAGGGCAAGACCGTGGCGTGGATCGGTGACTCCAACAATATCTCGCACACCTGGGCGCAAGCCGCAAAAATCTTCAATTTCAAGCTGCATCTGGCCTCGCCCAAGGGCTATGAGATGAAGTTTGCCCCGAACGAGCAGCTTGGTTCCGAACATTTTGTGCAGATGCATGATCCGCGCGAAGCGGCGGAAGGCGCGGATATTGTCTCGACCGACGTCTGTGTATCGATGGGCTTCGAGCGTGAATCGCTGCAGCGCCGTGTGGATTTCCTGAATTACAAGGTCAGTCAGGACATCATGAAGCTGGCCGACAAGGATGCGGTGTTCATGCACTGTCTGCCGGCGCATCGAGGCGAGGAAGTGGATCCGGATGTGCTGGATGGTCCGCAATCCATCGTCTGGGATGAGGCCGAAAACCGCATGCATGCCCAGAAAGCACTGATCGAATACCTGCTGCTTGGCCGCGTCAACGATTGA
- a CDS encoding argininosuccinate synthase has product MSDIKKVVLAYSGGLDTSVILKWLQDTYQCEVVTFTADIGQGEELEPARQKALKFGIKPENIYIDDLREEFVRDFVFPMFRANTVYEGEYLLGTSIARPLIAKRQIEIANATGADAVSHGATGKGNDQVRFELGYYALKPGVKVIAPWREWDLLSREKLLAYAEAAGIAIDMKHKQGGAPYSMDANLLHISFEGRHLEDPKAEAEEGMWRWTVSPEAAPDAPEYIDLEFKSGDLVSINGIAMKPHELLARLNELGGKHGIGRLDLVENRYVGMKSRGCYETPGGTILLRAHRAIESITLDREVAHLKDELMPRYAKLIYTGYWWSPERRALQALIDYSQTYVNGWVRIKLYKGNVTVVSRDSGDTLFDQTIATFDDDGGAYNQKDAEGFIKLNALRMRIAARKGR; this is encoded by the coding sequence ATGTCAGATATCAAGAAAGTTGTGCTTGCCTACTCCGGTGGTCTCGATACTTCGGTGATTCTCAAATGGCTGCAGGATACCTATCAGTGCGAAGTGGTGACCTTCACTGCCGATATCGGCCAGGGTGAAGAGCTGGAACCTGCACGCCAGAAGGCACTGAAGTTCGGCATCAAGCCGGAAAACATCTACATCGACGATCTGCGCGAAGAGTTCGTGCGCGATTTCGTGTTCCCGATGTTCCGTGCCAATACCGTGTACGAAGGCGAATACCTGCTGGGTACCTCCATTGCCCGCCCGCTGATTGCCAAGCGCCAGATTGAAATCGCCAACGCCACCGGCGCCGATGCTGTGAGTCATGGCGCCACCGGCAAGGGAAATGATCAGGTACGTTTCGAGCTGGGTTATTACGCACTGAAGCCGGGCGTGAAGGTGATTGCACCGTGGCGTGAGTGGGATCTGCTCAGCCGCGAAAAACTGCTGGCCTATGCCGAAGCGGCCGGTATTGCCATCGACATGAAGCACAAGCAGGGTGGGGCGCCGTACTCCATGGATGCCAACCTGCTGCACATCAGCTTCGAAGGCCGCCATCTGGAAGATCCGAAGGCAGAAGCCGAAGAAGGCATGTGGCGCTGGACCGTGAGCCCGGAGGCCGCACCCGATGCACCGGAATACATCGACCTGGAATTCAAGAGCGGTGATCTGGTTTCCATCAATGGCATCGCCATGAAACCGCACGAATTACTGGCACGTCTGAACGAACTGGGTGGCAAGCATGGCATCGGCCGTCTGGATCTGGTGGAAAACCGCTATGTCGGCATGAAGAGCCGTGGCTGCTATGAAACCCCGGGCGGCACGATTCTGCTGCGCGCGCATCGCGCCATTGAATCCATCACGCTCGATCGTGAGGTGGCACATCTGAAGGATGAACTGATGCCGCGCTACGCCAAGCTGATCTACACCGGCTACTGGTGGAGCCCGGAGCGTCGCGCCCTGCAGGCACTGATCGACTACTCGCAAACCTATGTAAATGGCTGGGTACGTATCAAACTGTACAAGGGCAATGTCACCGTGGTGTCACGTGATTCCGGTGATACCCTGTTCGATCAGACCATCGCGACATTTGACGATGATGGCGGTGCATACAACCAGAAGGACGCAGAAGGCTTCATCAAGCTGAATGCCCTGCGGATGCGGATTGCGGCGCGCAAGGGGCGTTGA
- a CDS encoding amino acid ABC transporter permease, translating to MDFLSFWKSAQDAIPALANVRLDIIWEYRELFLQGAWMTIKITAIAVILGTLIGLAAGLGRVADVRHGKWKHIVRFGVRWPVAAYVTFFRGTPLFVQILLIHFAALPMLVHPADGLLISGDLARTLRQDYGAFMSGLLALTLNAGAYITEIFRAGIQSIHKGQTEAARSLGLNYWQTMRHIIVPQAFRRMLPPLGNEAIMLLKDSSLVSAIGLSEMVYAARTAAGAYSRFWEPYLAIAASYLVLTLMMAWGVSKLEEKYEGSGGH from the coding sequence ATGGATTTTCTGAGTTTCTGGAAGTCGGCGCAGGATGCCATCCCTGCCCTGGCCAATGTACGTTTGGATATTATCTGGGAGTATCGCGAGCTCTTTCTGCAAGGTGCCTGGATGACCATCAAGATTACAGCCATTGCTGTGATCCTGGGTACCTTGATCGGACTCGCTGCCGGCTTGGGCCGCGTAGCTGACGTGCGTCATGGAAAGTGGAAGCATATCGTGCGCTTTGGCGTGCGCTGGCCAGTTGCTGCCTACGTTACTTTTTTCCGTGGCACTCCACTATTCGTTCAGATTCTGCTGATTCATTTTGCGGCGCTCCCCATGCTGGTTCACCCAGCTGACGGGCTGCTAATTTCTGGAGATCTGGCACGTACACTGCGTCAGGATTATGGGGCATTTATGTCCGGCCTGTTGGCTCTGACACTGAATGCCGGTGCCTACATCACAGAAATCTTCCGCGCAGGCATTCAGTCCATTCACAAGGGTCAGACTGAGGCTGCACGTTCGCTGGGGCTGAACTACTGGCAAACCATGCGCCATATCATCGTCCCGCAGGCCTTTCGCCGCATGCTGCCGCCTTTAGGCAACGAAGCCATCATGCTACTCAAGGATTCGTCGCTGGTATCCGCGATTGGCCTGAGCGAGATGGTCTATGCAGCGCGAACAGCTGCGGGTGCCTATTCCCGTTTCTGGGAGCCCTATCTGGCCATTGCCGCGAGCTATCTGGTACTCACGTTGATGATGGCGTGGGGTGTGAGCAAGCTGGAAGAGAAGTATGAGGGAAGCGGCGGTCACTAG
- a CDS encoding basic amino acid ABC transporter substrate-binding protein yields MNARRRLVLSATVLAIALSACGKKDAGQEQASASQVLKVASDAAYAPFESQAEDRSVVGFDVDVLKAAAEKGGVRVEFVNTPWEGIFATLASGDRDIVASAVTITEARKQTMDFSEPYFEAQQLIVVNANNPLTKVSDLKGKKVGVQTGTTGDEVAQQTLGKTSGDIIRFESTPLALKELQNGGVDAVIADNGVVINFLKNNADAKLKLVDDASFNKEFYGFAVKKGNQAVLERINAGLRKIKTDGTYDQIYARYFTVAK; encoded by the coding sequence ATGAATGCACGCCGTCGCCTTGTTCTTTCTGCAACCGTCCTTGCCATCGCACTCAGTGCCTGTGGCAAGAAAGACGCTGGGCAGGAGCAAGCTAGCGCCAGTCAGGTACTGAAAGTTGCTAGCGATGCGGCTTATGCGCCTTTTGAATCCCAAGCGGAAGATCGCAGCGTAGTGGGATTTGATGTTGATGTTTTAAAGGCTGCCGCTGAAAAAGGTGGAGTCAGGGTCGAATTCGTCAATACACCGTGGGAAGGCATTTTTGCGACACTGGCATCGGGCGATCGTGACATTGTGGCTTCTGCGGTGACGATCACTGAGGCTCGTAAACAAACCATGGATTTCTCCGAGCCATACTTTGAAGCTCAACAATTGATTGTGGTGAATGCAAATAACCCACTCACCAAAGTGTCCGATCTAAAAGGAAAGAAGGTCGGTGTTCAGACCGGTACAACCGGCGATGAGGTGGCACAGCAGACACTAGGCAAAACCAGCGGCGATATCATCCGCTTCGAGAGCACGCCGCTGGCACTGAAGGAATTGCAAAACGGCGGCGTAGATGCGGTGATTGCCGATAACGGCGTGGTGATCAACTTCCTAAAGAACAATGCTGATGCCAAATTGAAACTGGTCGATGACGCATCTTTCAACAAAGAGTTCTATGGCTTCGCGGTCAAAAAGGGAAACCAAGCCGTGCTTGAACGCATTAACGCAGGTCTGCGTAAAATCAAGACTGATGGCACCTACGATCAGATTTATGCGCGCTACTTTACCGTGGCGAAGTAA
- a CDS encoding sel1 repeat family protein: MQSLLRDRAHCTRFLAVDLERRAIVSEASGAPLTHWLSAPTGELEHPFQRSSELIRLILACLKLLAQLNKHGIVHGGLRPDTLILKQNERDEIDYGSLCVIDFSVARTARDRIEKPLFIDLDSPDATYLSPAMREAIQKDFNQFARICGEPTATNWKALSSSAWDRYESVLMPDLTVNSIDWRSDLHALGHWFRQISLHRIDYYKDVHQEQLPSLIRKMQKSVLHGGYSSLDACIKAFESLEISPETFAVAAPPPTGSIVTMHPMPALRSGSDPLSPPPAMAPAAARSSKVKRRIGDHLGYIATGTGILLVAGTVWMGGRTISQHTPNKSTEHTEIAQISSASAITPTVQEPAPVAADTTQPTAQTQPTPSPAAHVASKETAEAMARAAAGSKTADFDQTPLDELKTLAEGGNPAAQTQLGLRFRQGKGVHENNGVAVAWYQRAIQQDFAEAKAYLGFMYMTGRGVRKNDEEAARLSREAAESGITTGQYNLALMYLNGRGVSQDAVQAYKWMKRAAEHDDAAKERLKQIKSQLSPAELKKAEAS, translated from the coding sequence ATGCAATCTCTGCTGCGAGACCGGGCTCACTGCACCCGGTTTCTCGCAGTCGACCTTGAAAGACGTGCGATCGTAAGCGAAGCCAGTGGCGCGCCACTCACTCACTGGCTATCTGCGCCTACAGGTGAGCTGGAGCATCCCTTCCAGCGATCAAGCGAGTTGATTCGCCTGATTCTCGCCTGTCTGAAGCTACTTGCCCAGCTGAACAAGCATGGCATCGTCCACGGTGGACTCCGGCCGGACACGCTGATTCTCAAGCAGAATGAGCGAGATGAAATTGACTACGGCAGCCTGTGTGTCATCGATTTCTCTGTCGCCCGTACTGCCCGTGATCGCATCGAAAAGCCGCTGTTTATTGATCTGGACAGCCCGGATGCGACGTATTTATCGCCCGCCATGCGAGAAGCGATTCAGAAAGATTTCAATCAATTTGCCCGTATTTGCGGTGAGCCCACCGCCACCAACTGGAAGGCTTTATCCTCGTCCGCGTGGGATCGCTATGAATCGGTCTTGATGCCCGATCTGACCGTCAACAGCATCGACTGGCGCAGCGATCTGCATGCACTGGGGCATTGGTTCCGACAAATCTCGCTGCACCGCATTGACTACTACAAGGATGTCCACCAGGAACAACTGCCTTCACTGATCCGCAAAATGCAGAAGTCAGTGCTGCATGGTGGTTATTCGTCACTGGATGCCTGCATTAAAGCGTTTGAATCACTGGAAATATCACCAGAGACCTTTGCAGTTGCGGCTCCGCCACCCACTGGTTCGATCGTCACAATGCATCCAATGCCCGCATTACGCAGCGGTTCCGATCCATTGTCACCGCCCCCTGCCATGGCACCCGCCGCAGCTCGATCAAGCAAAGTTAAACGTCGCATCGGGGATCACCTCGGCTATATCGCGACCGGTACCGGCATTTTACTTGTAGCTGGCACCGTTTGGATGGGTGGGCGCACAATCAGCCAGCACACTCCGAACAAATCGACGGAACATACCGAGATTGCGCAGATATCTTCTGCATCAGCAATCACGCCCACGGTTCAAGAGCCCGCTCCGGTGGCTGCTGATACGACTCAGCCCACCGCGCAAACACAGCCCACCCCCTCCCCGGCAGCACATGTCGCCAGTAAGGAAACCGCCGAAGCCATGGCTCGTGCCGCTGCGGGCAGCAAAACCGCCGACTTTGACCAAACGCCTCTGGATGAACTCAAAACACTGGCAGAAGGCGGTAATCCGGCGGCACAGACTCAGCTTGGATTGCGCTTCCGCCAGGGCAAGGGTGTTCATGAAAATAATGGGGTCGCGGTTGCCTGGTATCAGCGAGCGATTCAGCAGGATTTTGCCGAGGCCAAGGCTTACCTAGGCTTTATGTACATGACGGGACGTGGCGTTCGCAAGAATGATGAAGAAGCCGCACGGCTCTCGCGTGAAGCTGCCGAATCCGGCATCACGACTGGACAGTACAACCTTGCACTCATGTACCTCAATGGACGCGGTGTCAGTCAGGATGCGGTTCAGGCTTACAAGTGGATGAAACGTGCTGCCGAACATGATGATGCAGCCAAAGAGCGCCTGAAACAAATCAAGAGTCAATTGAGTCCGGCCGAACTAAAAAAGGCAGAGGCGAGTTGA
- the minE gene encoding cell division topological specificity factor MinE has translation MSFLDYLLGSKKKTANVARERLSIILAHERAGRDGANYLPQLQQELMAVISKYVAVSQDDIKVSLERQDDVDVLEVNIVLPESVRK, from the coding sequence ATGTCGTTTCTGGACTACTTGCTGGGCAGCAAAAAGAAGACTGCCAATGTGGCGCGTGAACGCTTGTCAATCATCCTGGCACATGAGCGTGCGGGTCGTGATGGCGCCAATTATTTACCACAATTGCAACAGGAACTGATGGCGGTAATTTCCAAATACGTCGCAGTCAGTCAAGATGACATCAAGGTGTCTCTGGAGCGTCAGGATGATGTGGATGTGCTGGAGGTAAATATTGTGTTACCAGAAAGCGTGCGCAAGTAA
- the minD gene encoding septum site-determining protein MinD has protein sequence MAKIVVVTSGKGGVGKTTTSASFASGLALRGHKTAVIDFDVGLRNLDLIMGCERRVVYDFINVIHGEASLRQALIKDKHCDNLYVLPASQTRDKDALTREGVEKVIQEMIADGFEYIICDSPAGIETGALLALYYADEAIVVTNPEVSSVRDSDRILGILDAKSKKAEEGQQIKAHLLITRYSPKRVDAGEMLSLDDIQGLLRIPLIGVIPESEAVLQASNSGSPVIHSESDVAEAYKDVISRFLGEDKPLRFVEMPKQGWLKRLFGG, from the coding sequence GTGGCTAAGATCGTTGTAGTCACCTCAGGCAAGGGTGGTGTAGGCAAAACGACCACCAGCGCCAGTTTTGCATCCGGCCTTGCGCTGCGCGGCCACAAAACTGCGGTCATTGATTTTGATGTGGGTCTGCGTAACCTCGATTTGATCATGGGTTGCGAGCGCCGTGTCGTCTATGACTTCATCAATGTGATTCACGGCGAAGCATCGCTGCGTCAGGCACTGATCAAGGACAAGCATTGCGACAATCTGTATGTCCTGCCCGCCTCGCAAACTCGTGATAAGGATGCACTCACCAGAGAAGGTGTCGAGAAAGTCATTCAGGAAATGATTGCTGATGGCTTTGAATACATCATTTGCGATTCTCCTGCAGGCATCGAAACAGGTGCACTGCTCGCGCTCTATTATGCAGATGAAGCGATCGTCGTGACCAACCCAGAAGTATCGTCGGTGCGTGACTCCGACCGCATTCTGGGTATTCTCGATGCAAAATCCAAAAAGGCCGAAGAAGGTCAGCAAATCAAGGCTCATCTTCTGATCACCCGTTATTCACCCAAGCGTGTAGATGCTGGCGAGATGTTGTCACTGGACGATATTCAGGGCTTGCTTCGTATCCCGCTGATTGGCGTGATACCGGAATCGGAGGCTGTCCTGCAAGCATCCAATAGCGGTTCGCCTGTCATTCACAGCGAAAGTGATGTGGCAGAGGCTTACAAAGATGTGATAAGCCGCTTCCTCGGAGAGGACAAGCCGCTGCGCTTTGTCGAAATGCCCAAGCAGGGTTGGCTCAAGCGCCTGTTTGGAGGTTGA